The Malus domestica chromosome 10, GDT2T_hap1 genome contains a region encoding:
- the LOC103455600 gene encoding receptor-like protein EIX2, with the protein MDSCYPNFNVVYYFLFLFTVTSYMRMGDGLPSGGDSCIEEERGALLSFKLNVTDPSGRLSSWVGRDCCQWKGILCNNRTGHVAKVDLRNTYPSPVWSDPDHYDKLAYERSLLSGKINPSLLSLKHLNYLDLSWNSFELPKFNGLLDNLRYLNLSFALSSGAEIPEFIGNLSSLETLDLSYNYFEENPIPKSFGQLKSLKYLDIFFSRFGGEIPPNLGNLSNLNHLDLGWNYLEISSEGLNWLPRLSSLTYLNLDFVNLRSTGASWLYAVNMLPSLLELHLSGCKIERIPLSIQKVNITSLLVLDIRMNSIISPLPSWFSNLTSLRKLNLSENENDYGNYFTGPIPREFARLEYLEGLDFSGNGLEGHIPKLNFCKLKTLNFQGNKFGGGIQGLLSGFSNCTDGVLESLDLSSNKLEDELPDSLGMLHNLQYVNLEFNNFSGKIPESIGKLSSLKTLNLSYNNMIGPIPDTLGQLSELVHLDLYGNSWEGTLTESHFANLTRLQSIDVSTYRPMSLNVSLTYEWIPPFKLYTVGITNCSVGPNFPAWLQLQTELSDVILRSTGISGTIPEEWLLKVSLQLKYLDLSYNHIKGRLPLQLKCPNLYHIDLSYNKFDGPLPLLSANLTVFNLESNSFSGPIPSNIDQLMPTLKGLYLSDNQLEGTIPPSICNLQRLSILSLRNNLLFGEFPQEWSVWPRIDIVDVGYNNLSGNMPSSMGVPSSLHVLKMNDNNLGGTIPSSIWRNCTSLRSLDLGGNKFTGNMTLRIGSNAPGLFFVRLRSNLLSGHISDQLCNLPFLDILDLSHNNFSGPIPKCLKNMTSLVEGFSNATDYESYIEQARLTLKGRELVYNKTLFLVKSIDLSSNNLEGEIPEEITSLIALGTLNLSRNQLRGNIPFKIGNLRWLETLDLSHNHLSGQIPQSLSSLTSLSHLNLSYNNLAGKIPSGNQLQTLEDPSIYKGNLLLCGVPLSTKCPGDETFTATDEKDSNEDGNDKLWFYVSMVLGFTVGFWGVCGTLLVKKSWRYAYFRLFDDIKDKVMLAIAVKVAHFQRKL; encoded by the coding sequence ATGGATAGCTGCTATCCAAATTTCAATGTTGTTTACTATTTTCTCTTTCTGTTTACGGTCACTTCCTACATGCGGATGGGTGACGGACTTCCAAGCGGTGGGGACTCATGCATTGAAGAAGAGAGAGGAGCACTGCTCAGCTTCAAACTAAATGTTACTGATCCTTCGGGAAGGCTTTCTTCTTGGGTAGGACGCGACTGCTGTCAATGGAAAGGAATTTTGTGCAACAACCGCACGGGTCATGTTGCAAAGGTGGACCTTCGGAATACTTATCCATCTCCAGTATGGTCTGATCCCGATCACTACGACAAGTTGGCTTATGAACGCTCTTTATTGTCGGGTAAGATAAATCCTTCTTTGCTTAGCTTGAAGCATTTAAATTACCTAGATTTGAGCTGGAACAGTTTCGAACTCCCTAAGTTCAATGGTCTGCTTGACAATTTGAGGTATCTCAACCTCTCCTTTGCTTTATCATCGGGAGCTGAGATTCCAGAGTTTATTGGAAACTTGTCGTCTTTGGAAACACTCGATCTTTCGTATAATTATTTCGAAGAGAATCCAATTCCTAAGTCTTTTGGCCAGCTTAAGAGTTTGAAATATCTTGATATCTTCTTCTCACGTTTTGGGGGAGAAATTCCCCCTAACCTTGGAAACCTGTCAAACCTGAACCATCTTGACCTCGGGTGGAATTACTTGGAAATATCTTCCGAAGGCTTGAATTGGCTTCCTCGCCTCTCTTCCTTAACATACCTCAATCTCGACTTTGTCAATCTTCGCAGCACGGGAGCAAGTTGGCTATATGCAGTTAACATGCTTCCTTCGCTGTTAGAGTTGCATTTGTCTGGTTGTAAAATTGAAAGAATTCCACTCTCAATCCAAAAGGTAAATATAACTTCACTTTTGGTACTTGATATCAGAATGAATTCTATCATTTCTCCACTACCTAGCTGGTTTTCTAATCTTACTAGTCTTCGAAAACTCAATCTGagtgaaaatgaaaatgattatGGAAACTATTTCACTGGTCCGATTCCTCGTGAGTTTGCAAGGCTCGAATATCTGGAAGGCCTTGATTTTTCTGGTAATGGACTCGAAGGTCATATTCCCAAACTAAACTTTTGCAAGCTAAAGACCTTAAACTTTCAAGGAAACAAATTTGGTGGGGGAATTCAAGGGCTTTTGAGTGGTTTCTCAAACTGTACAGATGGTGTATTGGAATCACTGGATTTGTCCTCTAATAAGCTGGAAGATGAGTTGCCTGACTCCCTTGGGATGCTACACAACTTGCAATATGTCAACCTTGAGTTCAACAATTTTTCGGGTAAAATCCCGGAATCTATTGGAAAGTTGTCATCCTTGAAAACTCTAAACCTCAGTTACAACAATATGATTGGACCGATTCCGGATACTTTGGGACAATTGTCTGAGCTAGTTCACCTAGATTTGTACGGGAATTCATGGGAAGGCACTTTAACAGAATCTCATTTCGCAAATCTCACAAGATTACAATCTATTGATGTGTCTACATATCGACCTATGTCCCTCAATGTCAGTCTGACTTATGAGTGGATTCCTCCTTTCAAGCTCTACACAGTTGGCATTACAAATTGCAGTGTTGGTCCTAATTTTCCTGCATGGCTTCAGTTGCAAACTGAACTTTCTGATGTCATCCTTCGTAGCACTGGAATCTCGGGTACCATACCAGAAGAGTGGTTGTTGAAGGTATCATTGCAGCTCAAATATTTGGATTTATCATACAATCATATCAAAGGAAGGCTTCCACTCCAACTGAAATGTCCAAATCTGTATCATATAGATTTGAGCTATAATAAATTCGATGGTCCACTCCCACTTCTGTCCGCCAATCTTACTGTCTTTAATCTTGAAAGCAATTCATTTTCAGGGCCAATTCCTTCGAACATTGACCAATTGATGCCGACATTGAAAGGATTGTATCTTTCTGATAATCAGTTGGAAGGCACAATTCCACCATCCATTTGCAACTTGCAAAGATTGTCAATCCTTTCTCTGAGAAATAATCTTTTATTCGGAGAATTTCCCCAAGAATGGAGTGTGTGGCCCCGAATAGATATTGTCGACGTTGGATACAACAATCTCTCAGGTAATATGCCAAGTTCGATGGGTGTCCCAAGCTCACTTCATGTATTAAAGATGAATGATAACAATCTTGGGGGCACAATTCCTTCTTCTATATGGCGAAACTGCACGTCTTTGAGGAGTCTCGATCTTGGAGGCAACAAATTTACAGGAAACATGACTTTAAGGATAGGATCAAATGCGCCCGGGTTGTTTTTCGTACGATTGCGATCCAACTTATTAAGCGGACATATCTCCGACCAGTTGTGCAATCTTCCATTCCTTGACATCCTAGACCTTAGTCACAACAACTTCTCAGGGCCCATTCCCAAGTGTTTGAAGAATATGACGTCTTTGGTGGAAGGTTTTTCCAATGCCACTGACTATGAAAGCTATATTGAGCAAGCCAGATTGACGTTGAAGGGAAGAGAACTCGTATATAACAAAACTCTGTTCTTGGTGAAAAGCATCGACCTTTCATCGAATAATTTAGAAGGTGAAATCCCTGAAGAAATAACAAGCCTCATTGCGTTAGGTACCTTAAACTTGTCAAGAAATCAACTGAGGGGAAACATTCCTTTCAAGATCGGAAACCTGCGTTGGTTGGAAACTCTTGATCTCTCACACAATCACCTTTCAGGACAGATTCCTCAAAGTTTGTCTTCTTTAACCTCCTTATCTCACTTGAACTTGTCTTATAACAACTTGGCTGGAAAGATTCCTTCTGGGAACCAACTCCAGACACTCGAAGATCCCTCCATTTACAAGGGCAACCTTTTACTGTGTGGAGTTCCTCTTTCAACTAAGTGCCCAGGAGATGAGACTTTTACTGCTACAGATGAGAAAGACAGCAACGAAGATGGAAATGATAAGTTGTGGTTCTATGTCAGCATGGTGCTGGGTTTCACCGTAGGCTTTTGGGGTGTTTGTGGTACATTGCTTGTGAAGAAGTCATGGAGGTATGCTTATTTTCGATTGTTCGATGACATCAAAGATAAGGTAATGCTAGCAATTGCAGTCAAAGTGGCTCATTTTCAAAGGAAACTTTGA
- the LOC103429626 gene encoding receptor-like protein EIX2, which yields MSLQNPYIYTLSVFDAAQDEMEYSSLGGKINPSLLSLKHLNYLDLSQNDFRGIHIPEFFGQLKNLRYLNLSSASFGGEIPPHLGNLSHLNHLHLSEESDYSLLKLPSENLNWLSRLSSLKYLNLEGLDLSNTSCLHNFNMLPSLLELHLPSCEIESLPLSLKNISLISLLVLGVSYNDWKFPFPDWFFSLGSITKMDLSGNSLIGPFPIELESLKSLEHLHLSFNGLKGRIPMLENFCSLKTLNLASNKFDGGIQELFDGLSSCPNRKLKSLDLSSNMLQSNLPASLGMLRNLKYLSLYNNLMNGSIPESLGQLPELVHLDLSFNPWVSILTESHFMNLTRLKYFALGRVDPYPTLPIHLSFNVSYNWVPPFMLHTINIANCKVGRTFGVWLQSETELVFVKLQGTGISNSIPKHWFLKLSSNVEYLDFILQPNHWKPSNGIEFSEYSNFGYAAHNNLSGKLPSSIGVPGALFGLKLNNNNFDGEIPLSLQNCTSLRHIDLGDNKFTGKIPSWIGSRVPLVSILRLRSNFFGGEVPQQLCNLGYLHILDLAHNNFSGTIPKCLNKLSALTHGNFSAYDLYAFYDQETSVVKVRQLDYQPQTIMFVRSIDLSSNNLEGEIPEEISSLALLHNLNLSMNQLRGSIPSKIGNLMLLEALDLSINHLSGEIPQSISLPTFLSHLNLSYNNLTGRIPSGSQLQTLTDPSIYEGNPSLCGVPLSTKCPGDDHTPTKDNDHEDGNDKFWFYVSIALGFIVGFWGVCGRLVVKKTWRYAYFGWFDAIKDKVLLAIAVQMARFQRKV from the exons ATGAGTCTCCAGAatccatacatatatacactATCGGTCTTTGATGCAGCGCAAGATGAGATGGAGTACTCGTCGTTGGGTGGTAAGATAAATCCTTCTTTGCTTAGCTTGAAGCATTTGAATTACTTAGATCTAAGCCAGAATGATTTTCGAGGGATTCACATTCCCGAATTCTTTGGCCAGCTAAAAAATTTGAGGTATCTCAATCTCTCCTCAGCTTCATTTGGAGGAGAGATTCCACCTCATCTTGGTAACTTGTCACATTTGAACCATCTTCATCTCAGTGAAGAGTCTGACTACTCCTTACTTAAACTACCTTCCGAAAACTTGAATTGGCTTTCTCGTCTCTCTTCCCTAAAATACCTCAATCTTGAAGGGTTGGACCTCAGCAACACAAGTTGCCTACATAATTTTAACATGCTTCCCTCCCTACTTGAATTACACTTGCCATCATGCGAAATTGAAAGCCTTCCACTCTCACTCAAAAACATTAGCCTCATATCACTTTTGGTCCTTGGCGTGTCGTATAACGATTGGAAGTTTCCATTTCCTGATTGGTTTTTCAGTCTTGGTAGCATCACAAAAATGGATTTAAGTGGGAACTCGTTGATTGGTCCCTTTCCCATTGAACTTGAGAGCCTCAAATCACTTGAACACCTTCATTTATCTTTCAATGGACTTAAAGGTCGAATTCCCATGCTTGAAAATTTTTGCAGTCTAAAGACCTTAAATCTTGCCAGCAACAAATTTGATGGGGGGATTCAAGAGCTGTTCGACGGATTATCAAGTTGTCCCAATAGAAAACTCAAGTCACTAGATTTGTCTTCTAATATGCTGCAAAGCAATTTGCCGGCGTCCTTGGGGATGCTACGCAATTTGAAGTATCTCAGCCTCTATAACAATCTTATGAATGGGTCCATTCCTGAAAGTTTAGGACAACTTCCTGAGCTAGTTCACCTCGATCTGTCGTTCAACCCGTGGGTAAGCATTTTGACTGAATCCCATTTCATGAACCTCACAAGATTGAAATACTTTGCATTAGGCAGAGTGGATCCATACCCAACTCTACCTATTCACCTCAGTTTCAATGTGTCTTATAATTGGGTACCTCCTTTCATGCTTCACACAATCAACATTGCGAACTGTAAAGTAGGTCGTACCTTTGGGGTATGGCTTCAATCTGAAACTGAACTAGTCTTTGTCAAACTTCAGGGTACTGGGATTTCCAATTCTATACCAAAGCACTGGTTCTTGAAATTATCTTCCAACGTCGAATATTTGGATTTTATCTTACAACCAAATCACTGGAAACCTTCCAATGGAATTGAATTTTCGGAATACTCTAATTTTGGAT ATGCTGCACACAACAATCTCTCAGGCAAACTTCCTAGTTCGATTGGTGTCCCGGGCGCTCTTTTCGGGTTGAAGCTGAACAACAACAACTTCGATGGTGAAATTCCTCTTTCCTTGCAAAATTGCACTTCTTTGAGGCATATTGATCTCGGAGATAACAAATTCACTGGAAAAATACCTTCATGGATAGGATCAAGGGTGCCACTGGTATCGATCTTACGACTGCGGTCCAATTTTTTCGGTGGAGAAGTTCCCCAACAGTTGTGCAATCTTGGCTACCTTCATATCCTAGACCTTGCACACAACAACTTTTCAGGGACTATTCCTAAGTGCTTGAATAAACTGAGTGCTCTGACGCATGGAAATTTCAGTGCTTATGACTTATATGCTTTTTATGACCAAGAAACATCAGTGGTGAAAGTAAGACAACTCGACTATCAGCCGCAGACTATAATGTTCGTAAGAAGCATTGATCTTTCATCGAATAACCTCGAAGGTGAAATCCCTGAAGAAATATCCAGCCTCGCTCTACTGCATAACTTGAACTTGTCGATGAACCAATTGAGAGGAAGCATTCCATCAAAGATTGGGAACTTGATGTTGCTCGAAGCTCTTGATCTTTCGATCAACCACCTTTCAGGAGAGATTCCTCAAAGTATTTCACTTCCGACGTTCTTGTCTCACTTGAACTTGTCTTATAACAACTTGACCGGTAGAATTCCTTCGGGCAGCCAACTTCAGACACTCACGGATCCATCCATTTACGAGGGTAACCCGTCACTGTGTGGGGttcctctttcaaccaagtgtCCCGGAGATGATCACACTCCTACAAAAGACAATGATCATGAAGATGGAAATGATAAGTTTTGGTTCTACGTTAGCATAGCACTCGGATTTATCGTAGGTTTTTGGGGTGTTTGTGGCAGATTAGTCGTCAAGAAGACATGGAGGTATGCTTATTTTGGATGGTTCGATGCCATTAAAGATAAGGTACTGCTAGCAATTGCAGTGCAAATGGCTCGTTTTCAAAGGAAGGTTTGA